In Numidum massiliense, a single genomic region encodes these proteins:
- the pfkB gene encoding 1-phosphofructokinase yields the protein MITTVTLNAAIDKTYFLNDFALSGVHRVQKMISEPGGKGINVAKVLHRLGLESVATGFVGGHSGEHILALLEARGIRHQFVTVAGESRLCLNLIDETAGIQTEVLEAGPSIGAADWERLKETVAQLAGDSEYVVFSGSLPAGVDSGAYAELVQVVQQRGAKAIVDTSGEPLAKVLAAKPFMVKPNESELAVLLGKEAHTLGIEEIRDAMHRWHATGIPLVAVSLGSEGSLVSYEGTCYKVTPPKVELVNPVGCGDTFVAGMAAGLARGLSSEDTIVLATAAAAANAEERQAGCVAVEKLADLQKRVKVEIVNG from the coding sequence TTGATTACAACCGTTACGTTAAATGCGGCCATCGACAAAACGTACTTTTTGAACGACTTCGCACTTAGCGGTGTGCACCGCGTGCAAAAAATGATCAGTGAACCTGGCGGTAAAGGGATTAATGTGGCCAAAGTGTTGCATCGACTCGGGTTAGAATCGGTGGCGACCGGTTTTGTCGGCGGGCACAGCGGAGAGCATATACTCGCGTTGTTAGAAGCGCGCGGCATTCGCCACCAATTCGTGACTGTAGCTGGGGAATCGCGGCTCTGTCTCAATTTGATCGACGAGACAGCGGGCATACAGACGGAAGTGCTAGAAGCTGGGCCGTCGATCGGTGCCGCCGACTGGGAACGTTTGAAAGAAACGGTGGCACAACTGGCGGGCGATAGTGAGTACGTCGTCTTTTCCGGTAGTTTGCCCGCCGGTGTGGACAGTGGGGCATACGCGGAACTCGTGCAAGTCGTACAACAGCGGGGCGCGAAGGCGATCGTCGACACGAGTGGCGAACCGTTGGCAAAAGTGTTGGCGGCAAAACCGTTTATGGTAAAACCGAACGAAAGTGAATTGGCTGTCCTTCTCGGGAAGGAGGCGCATACGCTTGGGATCGAGGAGATCCGCGACGCGATGCACCGCTGGCATGCCACAGGCATTCCGCTCGTCGCCGTTTCTCTCGGTAGCGAAGGGTCGCTCGTTTCTTACGAAGGGACGTGTTACAAGGTGACGCCGCCGAAGGTTGAATTAGTTAATCCGGTCGGGTGCGGTGATACGTTTGTCGCGGGCATGGCCGCAGGTTTGGCGCGCGGTTTATCGAGTGAGGACACGATCGTACTCGCGACGGCTGCCGCTGCAGCCAATGCGGAGGAAAGGCAAGCGGGATGTGTCGCAGTCGAGAAATTGGCCGATTTGCAGAAGCGGGTGAAGGTAGAAATTGTGAACGGGTGA
- a CDS encoding class II fructose-bisphosphate aldolase, which produces MALVSSQEMLTDAYKNGYAVAAFATHNLEIMQAVVEGAEELGAPIIFQTTPSTIRYIGLEYMVAMARAAAEKANVPIALHLDHGDSYEIVAQCIRAGYTSVMIDGSHLPFADNVALVQKVVELAHAVGVPVEAELGMIGGVEDDLFVEEADATYTDPEAAETFVAETGIDFLAPAFGTAHGTYKEEPKLDVARLKAISERVSIPLVMHGASGVSEESVRRSLSYGISKINISTELRAPFASELRRYLIAHPDATDPRKYSVPAREAVKAIVKQKIQMVHPD; this is translated from the coding sequence AGATGCTCACCGACGCCTATAAAAACGGGTATGCCGTGGCCGCTTTTGCCACTCATAATTTGGAGATAATGCAGGCAGTCGTCGAAGGGGCGGAGGAATTAGGGGCACCGATTATTTTCCAAACGACGCCGAGTACAATCCGCTATATCGGCTTGGAGTACATGGTGGCGATGGCCCGCGCCGCTGCCGAAAAAGCAAACGTACCGATTGCGTTACACTTAGACCACGGCGACAGTTACGAGATCGTCGCCCAGTGCATACGCGCCGGCTATACGTCGGTTATGATTGACGGGTCACACTTGCCTTTTGCCGACAATGTCGCCCTCGTGCAAAAAGTGGTGGAACTGGCACACGCCGTTGGGGTACCGGTCGAAGCTGAGCTAGGCATGATCGGCGGGGTCGAAGACGACCTGTTCGTGGAAGAGGCAGACGCAACGTACACCGACCCGGAAGCTGCCGAAACATTCGTCGCCGAGACGGGCATCGATTTTTTGGCGCCAGCATTCGGAACGGCACACGGGACGTACAAAGAGGAACCAAAACTCGATGTCGCACGATTAAAGGCAATCTCGGAGCGCGTCAGCATTCCGCTCGTCATGCACGGGGCATCCGGCGTGTCAGAGGAAAGTGTCCGTCGCTCCCTGTCGTACGGGATTAGCAAAATTAACATTTCGACGGAGCTCAGAGCGCCCTTTGCGTCAGAGTTGCGCCGCTACTTGATCGCGCATCCGGATGCGACCGATCCGCGCAAATACTCTGTGCCCGCGCGGGAAGCAGTCAAAGCCATCGTCAAGCAAAAAATTCAGATGGTGCATCCCGACTAG
- a CDS encoding alpha/beta fold hydrolase, protein MGTTIKEQEAVEIAKESYEDNKTKFEVKMNDGSSTIWKVIEEVKDLETGLHMYVIQNPKTKEVVISFEGTELKKGIRQAANDLREDVNGIFLGQPAYTEKEINIGKDGDLEHNKRLKELLKDPRVKLKDGQLIYENKNQFTAFEDVVNKYIKKYGADNVTFVGHSLGGALAQIYAVKHHANAIVFASADAYQLLTDEEKKKVRDGVYRDKIIAYTYPDDAIGNSFSKAIGSVYYMADPREFKWKWISSHFISNYDDDGLYDDEGYFLPKVLFDGVTGGAISKSPLALKNSGQSNFAILLQTEIMRKYAEAMNESLQQVTNSWEGFKRFPSVHDDAVKSIRSKYNSLVGTGDFDKLTSADVDKALKWLSLSSDGKDQLFYYQFLYDDVLKQLNDLVNDTAEISYHMTEIADKFEEIDRILAEWFNLKQ, encoded by the coding sequence ATGGGTACAACGATTAAAGAGCAAGAGGCAGTTGAGATTGCTAAGGAGTCATACGAGGACAATAAAACAAAATTCGAGGTAAAAATGAATGACGGTTCAAGTACCATCTGGAAAGTCATCGAAGAAGTCAAAGACCTGGAAACAGGTCTTCACATGTACGTCATCCAGAACCCTAAAACGAAAGAAGTCGTCATTAGCTTTGAAGGAACAGAACTAAAAAAAGGCATTAGACAAGCCGCTAACGACTTAAGGGAAGATGTAAACGGCATCTTTCTCGGCCAACCCGCATACACCGAAAAAGAGATTAACATAGGTAAGGATGGGGATCTTGAACACAACAAACGCCTCAAAGAGCTATTAAAAGATCCTAGGGTAAAATTGAAAGACGGGCAACTTATTTATGAAAACAAAAACCAATTCACGGCGTTTGAAGACGTTGTCAATAAGTACATCAAAAAGTACGGCGCTGATAATGTCACCTTTGTTGGGCATTCGTTAGGCGGAGCCTTGGCACAGATTTACGCCGTTAAACACCATGCAAATGCCATCGTTTTTGCCTCGGCTGACGCATACCAATTGTTGACAGATGAAGAGAAAAAGAAAGTGAGGGACGGTGTTTATCGCGATAAAATCATTGCGTATACATACCCTGATGACGCGATAGGTAATTCTTTCTCAAAAGCGATCGGCTCCGTCTACTATATGGCTGATCCGCGCGAGTTCAAATGGAAATGGATTTCTAGTCACTTTATTTCCAATTACGACGATGACGGTCTGTACGATGACGAAGGGTATTTTCTTCCCAAAGTCTTGTTTGACGGGGTTACAGGAGGAGCAATATCGAAGTCCCCATTAGCGCTTAAAAACAGTGGACAAAGCAACTTTGCGATCCTTTTGCAAACCGAAATTATGCGGAAGTATGCGGAAGCAATGAACGAAAGCTTGCAACAAGTGACAAACAGTTGGGAAGGGTTCAAGCGTTTCCCAAGTGTCCACGATGATGCAGTTAAGTCGATAAGAAGCAAGTATAACAGCTTAGTAGGAACGGGTGATTTTGATAAGTTGACCTCAGCTGACGTCGACAAGGCCCTCAAGTGGCTTTCGCTTTCTTCCGACGGGAAAGATCAGTTGTTTTACTACCAATTTCTGTACGACGACGTCTTGAAACAGCTGAACGACTTAGTCAATGACACTGCTGAAATTTCTTACCACATGACAGAAATAGCGGACAAATTCGAGGAAATCGACCGCATACTAGCAGAATGGTTCAATTTGAAACAATGA